From a single Pararge aegeria chromosome 16, ilParAegt1.1, whole genome shotgun sequence genomic region:
- the LOC120630512 gene encoding meiotic recombination protein DMC1/LIM15 homolog, which translates to MIEQALDDNISENDEEDSCFQDVDILQKHGINVADIKKLKGAGICTIKGIQMCTKKKLCNIKGFSETKVDKIREACLKIITLGFMTALEVSDRRKHVFKISTGSTEFDKLLAGGIESMAITEAFGEFRTGKTQLSHTLCVTTQIPNSSGFSGGKVMFLDTEHTFRPDRLRPIADRFNLEQTAVLDNVLYARAYTSEHQAELLDFVAAKFHEEAGVFKLLIIDSVMALFRVDFSGRGELADRQQKLAQVLSRLQKISEEYNVAVFITNQMTADPGATLSFQADPKKPIGGNILAHASTTRLYLRKGRGENRIAKIYDSPDLPESEATFAITNGGIADAKD; encoded by the exons ATGATAGAACAAGCGTTAGACGATAACATCTCTGAAAATGATGAGGAGGATAGTTGTTTCCAAGACGTTGATATTTTACAAAAGCATGGTATAAATGTCgctgatataaaaaaattaaaaggagCGGGAATTTGTACAATTAAAGGCATACAAATGTGTACGAAGAAAAAACTTTGTAACATCAAAGGATTTTCCGAAACAAAAGTAGACAAAATCAGAGAAGCGTGTTTAAAAATCATTACTTTAGGTTTCATGACTGCCCTAGAAGTAAGCGATCGTCGCAagcatgtatttaaaattagtaCAGGAAGTACTGAATTTGA TAAACTCCTAGCCGGTGGTATTGAATCAATGGCAATAACAGAGGCGTTTGGAGAGTTTCGGACAGGAAAAACACAGTTATCCCATACTTTATGTGTTACAACGCAAATACCTAATTCGTCAGGTTTCAGTGGCGGAAAGGTTATGTTCCTGGACACTGAACATACATT TCGCCCCGACAGATTGCGCCCAATTGCTGATAGATTTAATCTGGAACAGACTGCCGTCCTTGATAACGTGTTATATGCAAGAGCATATACTTCTGAACATCAG GCAGAACTCTTGGACTTTGTCGCTGCTAAGTTTCACGAAGAAGCCGGCGTGTTTAAGCTGTTGATCATAGATTCAGTGATGGCGTTATTTCGAGTTGATTTTTCCGGACGTGGTGAACTTGCGGACCGCCAACAGAAGCTTGCTCAAGTCCTATCTCGATTGCAAAAG ATTTCGGAAGAATATAACGTAGCGGTTTTCATAACAAATCAAATGACCGCTGATCCTGGCGCTACGTTGTCATTTCAAGCTGATCCCAAGAAACCCATCGGTGGGAATATTCTCGCGCATGCTTCAACAACCAGGTTATATCTTAGAAAAGGTCGGGGAGAAAACCGAATCGCCAAAATATACGATTCACCAGACTTGCCTGAGAGCGAAGCAACGTTTGCTATAACAAACGGAGGAATTGCCGATGCTAAAGATTAA